gatggcatcatgaggaaggaaaattatgtggatatattgaagcaacatctcaagacatcagtcaggaagttaaagcttggtcgctaatgggtcttccaaatggacaatgaccccaagcatacttccaaagttgtggcaaaatggcttaaggacaacaaagtcaaggtattggagtggccatcacaaatccctgatctcaatcccatagaaaatgtgtgggcagaacggaaaaagtgtggagcaaggaggtctacaaacctgactcaccagctctgtcaggaggaatgggccaaaattcacccaacttattgtaggaagcttgtggaaggctacccgaaacgtttgacccaagttaaacaatttaaaggcaatgctaccaaataagtatatgtaaacttctgacccactgggaatgtgatgaaagaaataaaagctgaagtaaatccttctctactattgttctgacatttcacattcttaaaataaagtggttgtaacggttttcctacttttctgaggaggagtaggatagaaatgcagcgtggtacgtgtccatgtttaATTTATTACAACGTGAACCAACAGTTTTGTAAGGTGAAGAAacacaaaacaactacccacaacccatagtaggaaaacaggctgcctaagtatggttctcaatcagagacgacgataaacagctgcctctgattgggaggcataccaggccaaacacagaaatacaaaaacatagaacaacacatagaatgcccaccccaactcacgccctgaccaaactaaaatagagacataaaaaggaactaagATTAGGACGTgacagtggtgatcctaactgaccttagacagggaatttttactaggattaaatgtcgggaattgtgaaaactgagtttaaatgtatttggctaaggtgtatgtaaacttctgacttcaactgtatgtatggagaagtaggagggaggggaggaagaggaggaggaggaggaggaggaggaggaagtccGTGTGTTCTTACTCCCATAATTGTACAACCATCATTATGTCTTATCAAGGGAACCCAGCAACAGTGAGATAAGTTGTTTTTCTCCATAACTAATACCATGCACTACTGTGAATAACACTTAGGATGTGAAGCTTTTTTTGAAAAGCAGTGTGATCCCAGTAGAAATCCATTGTTGCAAGAATTCAGACCAAAATTAACCTCAGTGTCAAGTCCATTGCTTCCCCAAATGGCACTTGTTCTAACCATAGGAGCTCTTTCACTTTTAGAATCATTAACATGAGAGAGCACTGTGAAATGGTTAGTGACTGTCACGTATACTCcttctccggcctctaggtcatcaggctgctgattatcccgcacaactgtcaccatcgtcaagcacaccagcgcctcatgacactcacctggactccatcacctccttgattatcttccctctatctgtcactccccttggttctttcctcaggtgttttTGACTCTGTTTCGTGTCAGTGCGTTGTTTgtggtttgtttatttattaaaacactcactcactccctgtacttgcttcccgactctcagcgcactcgttacagtGACGCATAAAGGGATATGACATATGGCACTCAGTAGAATCGTTTGGTGACATCATTTCTAAAGAACAAACAATCCAATCACTCCTCATTTCTGAAGAAGATCTCTCACTGTTGATTGAAATGGGCCATTCCGGTTGTTCGGGTTGACTAATTTACCTTAAATATACATTGAAATGAAGACAGCCCTGAACCACATGGAGTCCTTATACTCAGTACACTTAtgtcatattcaacatattatgtAGAATTGATGTTtgggaattatatatatatatattttaaatagaaAAGTAGCtgtggcctgtagagacacctcTAAAACAGTGGCTTTGTCAACTTACATTCCAGTTGACTTATATGGGAAGGGCGTGTGCTAATAGAAAGACAAGTGGTTAATCGAGAAACATGAAATTatacagatagagagggaggtgtgGAGGAAGGAAGAGACAGGTTTACCAGACAGGAGAGGGTTTaccagacagagacagttacTTCCTGGTTCCCAGTCAGTGTGCAACACAGCACTAATCTGTACATCTGAACACCTCTGAATGACAGTAGATACTATGATAGGAGACCACATGCTCCTGTTGGAATACGCCTGTGCATTCTCGAAAGGTTCAAATGCATTAAACACTGCTTCTAATGACATGGGGTATTCATCAAAGGAACTTCTCAACAATGTTTACCGGAACGGTAGAGGAAGAGATTGAAAAGTTGACAAGAAACAACAGCCGGCAATCAATTGCAGCTAGAGACAGGAGGAACTTGTTACACGCAAAGGCCTACTCATTTATATTCATATTCACGTTTCTATCCTAGCCTATCACTCCTCTATATTGTTCTCACTGTGTTATGGTAGCAAGATACTATACAGAGGTCTTTTTTTACTGTCAGAGAGTTCACTCAAGTGTTTCTTTGCGTTAGATAATTGCTTTCAGCTTTGAATCTGAAATGAGGTCTGGGCTCCCACAAGGTAGGGTGGACAGTGGACATTACCACCCTTTGATGTGGGATTCAAATAGTACAGCCTCAAATTAACATTTAAGCACCTCTAATCTGACACTAGTTTGTTAGCTATTTGATACTATCAAATGATGAAATTAGTTGAAATCAAATTAGATGAATAAAATATTATAGTAAATAGCCTTCAGAGGAAAAGCAGGATCATAGAGTTGATTATCAGTGACCTTATTAGGAAGTGGTTCTGTGATTCTCCATAATGTAAGATGTAAAACAGACGTCGCTTAACAGCAGGAAATCTTTCTGCCCAGCCACTCCTTTTCGTCCCTAGCCAACCTGTTCCTTGTTCCTAGACTCTAATTTCATTTTTGCTTGCGTTAAGTACGTGAGAAACACATACCTGAAAGAGTGCCAACACTGGGTATAGAAGTGAAAACATTTGGTGTCTGAAtcatattgacatgtttctggTCCTGGGTCAAGTGTATCATGTTCTTGTTTCTCTCAAGTCATGCATCAAATGTGTTGAACGTTTATTTATAATGAAGTGATATGGCAATAGCAATTagactatacagtacatataaAGTCACTCTTTACAAGTATATAATATTTTTATAGAAACCACATCAATGTTGTAAACCTCATAATGGCATAATAAAATCTGATAAAAGGTTTTCTATTTACAGGATCACAGTGCAGTATATAAACTATTGAAGGAAAATATATTGCCATGATAGTAATGTCCACACAGAATTAAACAGAACACTGTACTATATTTCATGCCATATCTGTGGCTGCTGGCCTTTCGGCTGAAGCTGTGTTACTGGGCTTACTGACGACAGCCAGGCTGAGTTTGAGGTGAGTCCTGAACTTGGTCCACCAGGAACCCCAGGGGAACACACTGAGGAAGGCCTGCTGGAACTTGTCCCCGGCCAAGGTGTACAGAGCCAGGTTAAAGAAGGTGTTGAGCCCCGCTATGGGCCTGGACACGATATAAGCGGTGTGGACCCAGCGCACCAGCATACATGACGACTCAGGCTTCATCCTGGTGTCTACTCTAAGGATCCTCAGGATGTGGTATGGCAGGAAGCATACCACGAACACCACCAGGATCAGTACGTTGAGGCGGCGTGCCCGTACCCGGCAAGGGTTGTGGGTGTGGGGCCCCTTGGCTAGTTCACGGACCACACCGGcgtaacacaccaccaccaccaccaggggcagcaggtagcccagCACGGTCAGCAGCCAGCCGTACCACCACAGGACAGCCGGGTCGCCGCTAGCAAAGTCCAAACAATGGGTCTTGTTGTTTTTAGTCTCCATGGTGATCATGGTGAGCATGGGCACAATCTCTGCCACAGCTATGGCCCAGACCACAGCGCACGCCAAGATACCCCACCTCCTCTGCTGCACCTGCGCCGCCCTCAGAGGATGCGCCGCCACGACATATCGAAACACAGCCAAACAGGTGAGAAACAGTATACTACCATATAGGTTAAAGTGGAACCCGAAACGCAGAAAGCGACACATGAAGTCGCCCAGGGTCCAGGATTCACCGTTGGTGTAGTAGTAGACCATGAAAGGCAGACTCAGAACATACAGAAGATCCGTCAACGCCAGGTTGAACATGATGATACTGCTGGACTTCCAGGGTCGTAGCTTGATCAGGTAGATGGCGATGGAGGTGACGTTACCCAGCAGCCCCACAACGAAAATTATGCTGTACATGACGGGCAGGTAGTAGCGTTTCATCAGGGTGTCCACATTGGTGCAGTTATCGTCGGATTTGTTCCCGTTGTAGATGGCGCTAGACATGACCGTGCTGTGAGTGTTGTTATAGGCCTAGAAGAGGAACCCAAGTAGAGACAAACAGTTATATAATTATATACaatacaagtcaaaagtttggacacacctactcattcaaaggtttttctttatgttactattttccacattgtagaataatagtgaagacatcaacactattaaaAAACACactgaatcatgtagtaaccaaaaagtgttaaacaaatcaaaataaattgtatatttcagattcttcaaattagccacactttgccatgatgacagctttgcacactcttggcattctctcaactagcttcatgaggtagtcacctagattGCATttcaggtgtgccttattaaaagttaatttgtggtatttctttccttcttaatgcgtttgagccaaacagttgtgtgtgacaaggtagaggtggttaacagaagatagccctatttggcaaaagactGAGTACAAGTTAATGTCAAGAACACCTCAAAaaggcaaagagaaatgacagtctatcattactttaagaaatgaaggtcaTTCAATCTGAacattttcttcaagtgcagtcgcaaaagccaccaagcgctatgatgaaactgactctcatgaggacctccacaggaatggaagacccagagttacctctgctgcagatgataagttcattagagttaccagaggataaggtcattagagttaccagcctcagaaactgcagcccaaataaatggttcaaagagttcaagtaacagacacatctcaacatcaactgttcagaggtgaATCAGGATTTCATGGTCAAATATCTGCAAAGAGACCACTacaaaaaggacaccaataagaagaatagacttgcttgggcaaagaaacacgagcaatggacattagaccggtggaaatctgtcctttggtctgatgagtccaaatttgagatgtatTTTTCCAaccctgtgtctttgtgagatgcagaataggtgaatggatgatctctgcatataTTGTTCccgccgtgaagcatggaggaggaggtgtgatggtgtgggggtgctttgctggtgacactgtctgtgatttatttagaattcaaggcacacttacaaTTTTGATGAAACTATCCAGGACTGTAGAACCCACCAACAGTAACTTTCACTGCTTTTAGGCCTACTTCTACCACAGTcaacactattactactactattactactactaatactgcttctgctactactactgctactactactagtactgctactgctgctactactactactactactactgctactactactagtactgctactgctgctactactactactactactacttctgctactactactgctactactactactactactactatttctaaAACAGTCACTTACCCTCACCTTTTCAACACTAGCCTCTAACAATTTCAACTTTAAAACttatactactaatactaattcAAAATGATTATTTCTAGTTCCCTCTGGTCCCATTATCACAAAAGGTGTGAGGCAGTGTCAGGTTTGTCTGGCAGCCTACA
This is a stretch of genomic DNA from Oncorhynchus mykiss isolate Arlee chromosome 7, USDA_OmykA_1.1, whole genome shotgun sequence. It encodes these proteins:
- the LOC110527411 gene encoding 2-oxoglutarate receptor 1-like, whose product is MSSAIYNGNKSDDNCTNVDTLMKRYYLPVMYSIIFVVGLLGNVTSIAIYLIKLRPWKSSSIIMFNLALTDLLYVLSLPFMVYYYTNGESWTLGDFMCRFLRFGFHFNLYGSILFLTCLAVFRYVVAAHPLRAAQVQQRRWGILACAVVWAIAVAEIVPMLTMITMETKNNKTHCLDFASGDPAVLWWYGWLLTVLGYLLPLVVVVVCYAGVVRELAKGPHTHNPCRVRARRLNVLILVVFVVCFLPYHILRILRVDTRMKPESSCMLVRWVHTAYIVSRPIAGLNTFFNLALYTLAGDKFQQAFLSVFPWGSWWTKFRTHLKLSLAVVSKPSNTASAERPAATDMA